A region from the Lutra lutra chromosome 1, mLutLut1.2, whole genome shotgun sequence genome encodes:
- the ANKLE1 gene encoding ankyrin repeat and LEM domain-containing protein 1 isoform X4, translating into MWTPVRRRSAWLGTLRGAVPRAPEAGGGAARAHKAAAGNWNSAGGAAGLRDRPSMDAATRLAQRLRAALRETEPRAVEELLSRGADPNLLLADGAAAVHLAARARHLRGLRCLEALLSRGGDANARSVEALTPLHVAAAWGCRRGLELLLGHGADPALRDQDGLWPLDLAEQQGHQDCAGLLREFQTRTQILTPTRTESQEPEPEPEPDGPDPWGKGLDTRPSGPPSVTPGSTALGGSDDRDMGLEASPRLPSLLAHPEIADQDSGLEQPPGQWDYSSDSSFVTAIEASGTEDPAPHTSSWARSLPQTKQGLLPGIRPSQRMPSSPGTPPLVHRTARADREAELNTRLQALTLTSPDASPSLISLPDGNPASSPPQESPPGLPDSRFLKDGEVSLDSDVAALWLTEDEGSSTGDRDPIPSCWCPLVPAVSDLDLLRGLRALGESPGPITPFTRPYYLRRLEETRAAAPDFAGHSPELAEALRTGCIPDAQADEDVLAQQFEQPDPKSRWREGLAKSSFTYLLLDPRGTGPVWIQPSVYRKGWLDPVQAAEYPWGASATLYLRKWGSLDMDSGCSVNLETVSGAIVLSEQLPSSRETQDLPARAFSLTPAERLRIFVRAIFYVGKGMRARPDVHLWEALRLRQQPGKQACPKVRQILDIWASGRGVVSLHCFQHVVAVEAYTREACLVAALEQYAAGGHCHICQQFPRMPDPSSLQGSRH; encoded by the exons ATGTGGACGCCGGTGCGGCGCAGGTCCGCTTGGCTGGGGACACTGCGCGGCGCCGTCCCACGGGCACccgaggctgggggtggggcggcgCGTGCGCACAAGGCCGCGGCGGGAAATTGGAACTCGGCGGGCGGCGCCGCGGGGCTCCGGGACAGACCCAGCATGGACGCGGCGACCCGCCTGGCCCAGCGGCTTCGGGCAGCGTTGCGGGAGACGGAGCCGCG GGCCGTGGAGGAGCTGCTGAGCCGCGGCGCCGACCCCAACCTGCTGCTCGCGGATGGCGCGGCAGCCGTGCACCTGGCGGCGAGAGCCCGCCACCTGCGCGGTCTGCGGTGTCTGGAAGCCCTGCTGAGCCGAGGCGGGGACGCCAACGCTCG TTCGGTCGAGGCACTGACGCCGCTGCACGTGGCTGCCGCCTGGGGTTGTCGCCGTGGCCTGGAGCTACTGCTGGGCCACGGAGCGGACCCCGCGCTGCGAGACCAG GACGGACTGTGGCCGCTGGACCTGGCAGAACAGCAGGGGCACCAGGATTGCGCGGGACTCCTTCGGGAGTTCCAGACTCGGACCCAGATCTTGACCCCCACCCGGACAGAGAGCCAGGAGCCTGAGCCTGAGCCCGAGCCTGACG GCCCAGACCCCTGGGGAAAGGGGTTGGACACCAGGCCCTCTGGACCTCCCAGTGTGACGCCGGGCTCCACAGCACTGGGTGGAAGTGATGACAGGGACATGGGCCTGGAAGCCAGCCCCAGACTCCCCAGCCTTCTTGCCCACCCTGAGATTGCTGACCAGGATAGCGGCTTGGAGCAACCCCCAGGACAATGGGACTACAGCTCAGATAGCTCCTTTGTCACTGCGATTGAAGCTTCTGGAACTGAAGACCCAGCCCCACATACCTCCTCCTGGGCTAGGTCACTACCCCAGACCAAGCAGGGACTCCTGCCTGGTATTCGACCTTCCCAGAGGATGCCCAGCTCTCCAGGTACCCCTCCACTGGTGCATCGAACTGCCAGAGCAGACAGGGAGGCAGAACTAAATACCCGTCTCCAGGCCCTAACTCTGACCTCTCCAgatgcctccccctccctcataTCCCTCCCGGATGGGAACCCTGCCTCAAGCCCCCCTCAGGAATCACCGCCAGGACTCCCCGACTCCCGCTTCCTAAAAGATGGAGAGGTGTCCCTCGACAGTGATGTGGCTGCCCTCTGGCTGACAGAGGACGAGGGGAGCTCCACAGGTGACAGGGACCCCATCCCCTCTTGCTGGTGCCCTCTGGTCCCTGCGGTGTCTGACCTGGATTTGCTGCGAGGGCTCCGAGCACTTGGCGAGAGCCCCGGCCCCATCACACCCTTCACTCGGCCGTACTACCTCCGGCGGCTGGAAGAAACCCGTGCTGCTGCTCCTG acTTTGCAGGGCACAGCCCAGAGCTGGCCGAAGCCCTGCGGACAGGCTGTATCCCAGATGCCCAGGCAGACGAGGACGTACTGGCCCAGCAGTTTGAGCAGCCAGATCCCAAGAGCAGGTGGCGGGAGGGGCTCGCGAAGTCCAGTTTCACGTATCTGCTATTGGACCCCAG GGGGACTGGCCCTGTCTGGATACAACCTTCTGTATATAGAAAAGGTTGGTTAGACCCAGTTCAAGCTGCTGAGTATCCCTGGGGAGCATCCGCCACTCTCTACCTTAGAAAATGGGGCTCACTGGACATGGATTCTGGTTGCTCTGTAAACTTAGAAACTGTCTCCGGGGCAATTGTCCTCTCTGAGCAACTTCCCTCATCCAGGGAGACTCAGGACCTGCCAGCTCGCGCCTTCTCACTGACCCCAGCTGAACGCCTTCGGATCTTTGTCCGTGCCATCTTCTATGTGGGGAAAGGAATGCGGGCCCGGCCAGATGTCCACCTCTGGGAGGCCCTCAGGCTTCGTCAGCAGCCAGGAAAGCAG GCCTGCCCCAAAGTGCGCCAGATCTTGGACATTTGGGCCAGTGGCCGTGGTGTGGTCTCCCTACATTGCTTCCAACACGTGGTTGCTGTGGAGGCTTATACTCGAGAGGCTTGTCTCGTGGCTGCTCTAG AGCAATACGCAGCGGGGGGTCACTGTCACATTTGCCAGCAGTTTCCAAGGATGCCTGacccctcctctctccagggaTCCAGACACTGA
- the ANKLE1 gene encoding ankyrin repeat and LEM domain-containing protein 1 isoform X1 — protein sequence MWTPVRRRSAWLGTLRGAVPRAPEAGGGAARAHKAAAGNWNSAGGAAGLRDRPSMDAATRLAQRLRAALRETEPRAVEELLSRGADPNLLLADGAAAVHLAARARHLRGLRCLEALLSRGGDANARSVEALTPLHVAAAWGCRRGLELLLGHGADPALRDQDGLWPLDLAEQQGHQDCAGLLREFQTRTQILTPTRTESQEPEPEPEPDGPDPWGKGLDTRPSGPPSVTPGSTALGGSDDRDMGLEASPRLPSLLAHPEIADQDSGLEQPPGQWDYSSDSSFVTAIEASGTEDPAPHTSSWARSLPQTKQGLLPGIRPSQRMPSSPGTPPLVHRTARADREAELNTRLQALTLTSPDASPSLISLPDGNPASSPPQESPPGLPDSRFLKDGEVSLDSDVAALWLTEDEGSSTGDRDPIPSCWCPLVPAVSDLDLLRGLRALGESPGPITPFTRPYYLRRLEETRAAAPDFAGHSPELAEALRTGCIPDAQADEDVLAQQFEQPDPKSRWREGLAKSSFTYLLLDPRGTGPVWIQPSVYRKGWLDPVQAAEYPWGASATLYLRKWGSLDMDSGCSVNLETVSGAIVLSEQLPSSRETQDLPARAFSLTPAERLRIFVRAIFYVGKGMRARPDVHLWEALRLRQQPGKQACPKVRQILDIWASGRGVVSLHCFQHVVAVEAYTREACLVAALGIQTLTNQKQGHCYGVVAGWPATRRRRLGVHLLHRALLVFLAEDGTSGASRHGRTSREPKDLWNIPGLQKVLVLWQFGPVFVIHFYLPEMGTHLWDGLGKLAKLKRDFSASQLWDLGPITCLSETLFP from the exons ATGTGGACGCCGGTGCGGCGCAGGTCCGCTTGGCTGGGGACACTGCGCGGCGCCGTCCCACGGGCACccgaggctgggggtggggcggcgCGTGCGCACAAGGCCGCGGCGGGAAATTGGAACTCGGCGGGCGGCGCCGCGGGGCTCCGGGACAGACCCAGCATGGACGCGGCGACCCGCCTGGCCCAGCGGCTTCGGGCAGCGTTGCGGGAGACGGAGCCGCG GGCCGTGGAGGAGCTGCTGAGCCGCGGCGCCGACCCCAACCTGCTGCTCGCGGATGGCGCGGCAGCCGTGCACCTGGCGGCGAGAGCCCGCCACCTGCGCGGTCTGCGGTGTCTGGAAGCCCTGCTGAGCCGAGGCGGGGACGCCAACGCTCG TTCGGTCGAGGCACTGACGCCGCTGCACGTGGCTGCCGCCTGGGGTTGTCGCCGTGGCCTGGAGCTACTGCTGGGCCACGGAGCGGACCCCGCGCTGCGAGACCAG GACGGACTGTGGCCGCTGGACCTGGCAGAACAGCAGGGGCACCAGGATTGCGCGGGACTCCTTCGGGAGTTCCAGACTCGGACCCAGATCTTGACCCCCACCCGGACAGAGAGCCAGGAGCCTGAGCCTGAGCCCGAGCCTGACG GCCCAGACCCCTGGGGAAAGGGGTTGGACACCAGGCCCTCTGGACCTCCCAGTGTGACGCCGGGCTCCACAGCACTGGGTGGAAGTGATGACAGGGACATGGGCCTGGAAGCCAGCCCCAGACTCCCCAGCCTTCTTGCCCACCCTGAGATTGCTGACCAGGATAGCGGCTTGGAGCAACCCCCAGGACAATGGGACTACAGCTCAGATAGCTCCTTTGTCACTGCGATTGAAGCTTCTGGAACTGAAGACCCAGCCCCACATACCTCCTCCTGGGCTAGGTCACTACCCCAGACCAAGCAGGGACTCCTGCCTGGTATTCGACCTTCCCAGAGGATGCCCAGCTCTCCAGGTACCCCTCCACTGGTGCATCGAACTGCCAGAGCAGACAGGGAGGCAGAACTAAATACCCGTCTCCAGGCCCTAACTCTGACCTCTCCAgatgcctccccctccctcataTCCCTCCCGGATGGGAACCCTGCCTCAAGCCCCCCTCAGGAATCACCGCCAGGACTCCCCGACTCCCGCTTCCTAAAAGATGGAGAGGTGTCCCTCGACAGTGATGTGGCTGCCCTCTGGCTGACAGAGGACGAGGGGAGCTCCACAGGTGACAGGGACCCCATCCCCTCTTGCTGGTGCCCTCTGGTCCCTGCGGTGTCTGACCTGGATTTGCTGCGAGGGCTCCGAGCACTTGGCGAGAGCCCCGGCCCCATCACACCCTTCACTCGGCCGTACTACCTCCGGCGGCTGGAAGAAACCCGTGCTGCTGCTCCTG acTTTGCAGGGCACAGCCCAGAGCTGGCCGAAGCCCTGCGGACAGGCTGTATCCCAGATGCCCAGGCAGACGAGGACGTACTGGCCCAGCAGTTTGAGCAGCCAGATCCCAAGAGCAGGTGGCGGGAGGGGCTCGCGAAGTCCAGTTTCACGTATCTGCTATTGGACCCCAG GGGGACTGGCCCTGTCTGGATACAACCTTCTGTATATAGAAAAGGTTGGTTAGACCCAGTTCAAGCTGCTGAGTATCCCTGGGGAGCATCCGCCACTCTCTACCTTAGAAAATGGGGCTCACTGGACATGGATTCTGGTTGCTCTGTAAACTTAGAAACTGTCTCCGGGGCAATTGTCCTCTCTGAGCAACTTCCCTCATCCAGGGAGACTCAGGACCTGCCAGCTCGCGCCTTCTCACTGACCCCAGCTGAACGCCTTCGGATCTTTGTCCGTGCCATCTTCTATGTGGGGAAAGGAATGCGGGCCCGGCCAGATGTCCACCTCTGGGAGGCCCTCAGGCTTCGTCAGCAGCCAGGAAAGCAG GCCTGCCCCAAAGTGCGCCAGATCTTGGACATTTGGGCCAGTGGCCGTGGTGTGGTCTCCCTACATTGCTTCCAACACGTGGTTGCTGTGGAGGCTTATACTCGAGAGGCTTGTCTCGTGGCTGCTCTAG ggaTCCAGACACTGACGAACCAGAAACAAGGACACTGCTACGGAGTCGTGGCGGGCTGGCCAGCCACCCGGCGCCGCCGCTTGGGGGTACACCTGCTACACCGCGCCCTCCTTGTCTTCTTGGCCGAGG ATGGAACTTCTGGAGCTTCCCGTCATGGGAGAACAAGTAGGGAACCCAAGGATCTCTGGAACATTCCAGGGCTTCAGAAGGTGCTAGTGCTTTGGCAGTTTGGTCCTGTCTTTGTGATCCACTTTTATCTCCCAGAAATGGGGACTCACCTGTGGGATGGGCTGGGGAAATTGGCCAAGCTCAAGAGAGATTTCTCTGCTTCCCAGCTATGGGACCTCGGACCAATAACGTGTCTCTCTGAGACTCTGTTTCCTTAG
- the ANKLE1 gene encoding ankyrin repeat and LEM domain-containing protein 1 isoform X3 encodes MWTPVRRRSAWLGTLRGAVPRAPEAGGGAARAHKAAAGNWNSAGGAAGLRDRPSMDAATRLAQRLRAALRETEPRAVEELLSRGADPNLLLADGAAAVHLAARARHLRGLRCLEALLSRGGDANARSVEALTPLHVAAAWGCRRGLELLLGHGADPALRDQDGLWPLDLAEQQGHQDCAGLLREFQTRTQILTPTRTESQEPEPEPEPDGPDPWGKGLDTRPSGPPSVTPGSTALGGSDDRDMGLEASPRLPSLLAHPEIADQDSGLEQPPGQWDYSSDSSFVTAIEASGTEDPAPHTSSWARSLPQTKQGLLPGIRPSQRMPSSPGTPPLVHRTARADREAELNTRLQALTLTSPDASPSLISLPDGNPASSPPQESPPGLPDSRFLKDGEVSLDSDVAALWLTEDEGSSTGDRDPIPSCWCPLVPAVSDLDLLRGLRALGESPGPITPFTRPYYLRRLEETRAAAPDFAGHSPELAEALRTGCIPDAQADEDVLAQQFEQPDPKSRWREGLAKSSFTYLLLDPRETQDLPARAFSLTPAERLRIFVRAIFYVGKGMRARPDVHLWEALRLRQQPGKQACPKVRQILDIWASGRGVVSLHCFQHVVAVEAYTREACLVAALGIQTLTNQKQGHCYGVVAGWPATRRRRLGVHLLHRALLVFLAEDGTSGASRHGRTSREPKDLWNIPGLQKVLVLWQFGPVFVIHFYLPEMGTHLWDGLGKLAKLKRDFSASQLWDLGPITCLSETLFP; translated from the exons ATGTGGACGCCGGTGCGGCGCAGGTCCGCTTGGCTGGGGACACTGCGCGGCGCCGTCCCACGGGCACccgaggctgggggtggggcggcgCGTGCGCACAAGGCCGCGGCGGGAAATTGGAACTCGGCGGGCGGCGCCGCGGGGCTCCGGGACAGACCCAGCATGGACGCGGCGACCCGCCTGGCCCAGCGGCTTCGGGCAGCGTTGCGGGAGACGGAGCCGCG GGCCGTGGAGGAGCTGCTGAGCCGCGGCGCCGACCCCAACCTGCTGCTCGCGGATGGCGCGGCAGCCGTGCACCTGGCGGCGAGAGCCCGCCACCTGCGCGGTCTGCGGTGTCTGGAAGCCCTGCTGAGCCGAGGCGGGGACGCCAACGCTCG TTCGGTCGAGGCACTGACGCCGCTGCACGTGGCTGCCGCCTGGGGTTGTCGCCGTGGCCTGGAGCTACTGCTGGGCCACGGAGCGGACCCCGCGCTGCGAGACCAG GACGGACTGTGGCCGCTGGACCTGGCAGAACAGCAGGGGCACCAGGATTGCGCGGGACTCCTTCGGGAGTTCCAGACTCGGACCCAGATCTTGACCCCCACCCGGACAGAGAGCCAGGAGCCTGAGCCTGAGCCCGAGCCTGACG GCCCAGACCCCTGGGGAAAGGGGTTGGACACCAGGCCCTCTGGACCTCCCAGTGTGACGCCGGGCTCCACAGCACTGGGTGGAAGTGATGACAGGGACATGGGCCTGGAAGCCAGCCCCAGACTCCCCAGCCTTCTTGCCCACCCTGAGATTGCTGACCAGGATAGCGGCTTGGAGCAACCCCCAGGACAATGGGACTACAGCTCAGATAGCTCCTTTGTCACTGCGATTGAAGCTTCTGGAACTGAAGACCCAGCCCCACATACCTCCTCCTGGGCTAGGTCACTACCCCAGACCAAGCAGGGACTCCTGCCTGGTATTCGACCTTCCCAGAGGATGCCCAGCTCTCCAGGTACCCCTCCACTGGTGCATCGAACTGCCAGAGCAGACAGGGAGGCAGAACTAAATACCCGTCTCCAGGCCCTAACTCTGACCTCTCCAgatgcctccccctccctcataTCCCTCCCGGATGGGAACCCTGCCTCAAGCCCCCCTCAGGAATCACCGCCAGGACTCCCCGACTCCCGCTTCCTAAAAGATGGAGAGGTGTCCCTCGACAGTGATGTGGCTGCCCTCTGGCTGACAGAGGACGAGGGGAGCTCCACAGGTGACAGGGACCCCATCCCCTCTTGCTGGTGCCCTCTGGTCCCTGCGGTGTCTGACCTGGATTTGCTGCGAGGGCTCCGAGCACTTGGCGAGAGCCCCGGCCCCATCACACCCTTCACTCGGCCGTACTACCTCCGGCGGCTGGAAGAAACCCGTGCTGCTGCTCCTG acTTTGCAGGGCACAGCCCAGAGCTGGCCGAAGCCCTGCGGACAGGCTGTATCCCAGATGCCCAGGCAGACGAGGACGTACTGGCCCAGCAGTTTGAGCAGCCAGATCCCAAGAGCAGGTGGCGGGAGGGGCTCGCGAAGTCCAGTTTCACGTATCTGCTATTGGACCCCAG GGAGACTCAGGACCTGCCAGCTCGCGCCTTCTCACTGACCCCAGCTGAACGCCTTCGGATCTTTGTCCGTGCCATCTTCTATGTGGGGAAAGGAATGCGGGCCCGGCCAGATGTCCACCTCTGGGAGGCCCTCAGGCTTCGTCAGCAGCCAGGAAAGCAG GCCTGCCCCAAAGTGCGCCAGATCTTGGACATTTGGGCCAGTGGCCGTGGTGTGGTCTCCCTACATTGCTTCCAACACGTGGTTGCTGTGGAGGCTTATACTCGAGAGGCTTGTCTCGTGGCTGCTCTAG ggaTCCAGACACTGACGAACCAGAAACAAGGACACTGCTACGGAGTCGTGGCGGGCTGGCCAGCCACCCGGCGCCGCCGCTTGGGGGTACACCTGCTACACCGCGCCCTCCTTGTCTTCTTGGCCGAGG ATGGAACTTCTGGAGCTTCCCGTCATGGGAGAACAAGTAGGGAACCCAAGGATCTCTGGAACATTCCAGGGCTTCAGAAGGTGCTAGTGCTTTGGCAGTTTGGTCCTGTCTTTGTGATCCACTTTTATCTCCCAGAAATGGGGACTCACCTGTGGGATGGGCTGGGGAAATTGGCCAAGCTCAAGAGAGATTTCTCTGCTTCCCAGCTATGGGACCTCGGACCAATAACGTGTCTCTCTGAGACTCTGTTTCCTTAG
- the ANKLE1 gene encoding ankyrin repeat and LEM domain-containing protein 1 isoform X5, whose translation MWTPVRRRSAWLGTLRGAVPRAPEAGGGAARAHKAAAGNWNSAGGAAGLRDRPSMDAATRLAQRLRAALRETEPRAVEELLSRGADPNLLLADGAAAVHLAARARHLRGLRCLEALLSRGGDANARSVEALTPLHVAAAWGCRRGLELLLGHGADPALRDQDGLWPLDLAEQQGHQDCAGLLREFQTRTQILTPTRTESQEPEPEPEPDGPDPWGKGLDTRPSGPPSVTPGSTALGGSDDRDMGLEASPRLPSLLAHPEIADQDSGLEQPPGQWDYSSDSSFVTAIEASGTEDPAPHTSSWARSLPQTKQGLLPGIRPSQRMPSSPGTPPLVHRTARADREAELNTRLQALTLTSPDASPSLISLPDGNPASSPPQESPPGLPDSRFLKDGEVSLDSDVAALWLTEDEGSSTGDRDPIPSCWCPLVPAVSDLDLLRGLRALGESPGPITPFTRPYYLRRLEETRAAAPDFAGHSPELAEALRTGCIPDAQADEDVLAQQFEQPDPKSRWREGLAKSSFTYLLLDPRETQDLPARAFSLTPAERLRIFVRAIFYVGKGMRARPDVHLWEALRLRQQPGKQACPKVRQILDIWASGRGVVSLHCFQHVVAVEAYTREACLVAALGIQTLTNQKQGHCYGVVAGWPATRRRRLGVHLLHRALLVFLAEGERELRPQDIQARG comes from the exons ATGTGGACGCCGGTGCGGCGCAGGTCCGCTTGGCTGGGGACACTGCGCGGCGCCGTCCCACGGGCACccgaggctgggggtggggcggcgCGTGCGCACAAGGCCGCGGCGGGAAATTGGAACTCGGCGGGCGGCGCCGCGGGGCTCCGGGACAGACCCAGCATGGACGCGGCGACCCGCCTGGCCCAGCGGCTTCGGGCAGCGTTGCGGGAGACGGAGCCGCG GGCCGTGGAGGAGCTGCTGAGCCGCGGCGCCGACCCCAACCTGCTGCTCGCGGATGGCGCGGCAGCCGTGCACCTGGCGGCGAGAGCCCGCCACCTGCGCGGTCTGCGGTGTCTGGAAGCCCTGCTGAGCCGAGGCGGGGACGCCAACGCTCG TTCGGTCGAGGCACTGACGCCGCTGCACGTGGCTGCCGCCTGGGGTTGTCGCCGTGGCCTGGAGCTACTGCTGGGCCACGGAGCGGACCCCGCGCTGCGAGACCAG GACGGACTGTGGCCGCTGGACCTGGCAGAACAGCAGGGGCACCAGGATTGCGCGGGACTCCTTCGGGAGTTCCAGACTCGGACCCAGATCTTGACCCCCACCCGGACAGAGAGCCAGGAGCCTGAGCCTGAGCCCGAGCCTGACG GCCCAGACCCCTGGGGAAAGGGGTTGGACACCAGGCCCTCTGGACCTCCCAGTGTGACGCCGGGCTCCACAGCACTGGGTGGAAGTGATGACAGGGACATGGGCCTGGAAGCCAGCCCCAGACTCCCCAGCCTTCTTGCCCACCCTGAGATTGCTGACCAGGATAGCGGCTTGGAGCAACCCCCAGGACAATGGGACTACAGCTCAGATAGCTCCTTTGTCACTGCGATTGAAGCTTCTGGAACTGAAGACCCAGCCCCACATACCTCCTCCTGGGCTAGGTCACTACCCCAGACCAAGCAGGGACTCCTGCCTGGTATTCGACCTTCCCAGAGGATGCCCAGCTCTCCAGGTACCCCTCCACTGGTGCATCGAACTGCCAGAGCAGACAGGGAGGCAGAACTAAATACCCGTCTCCAGGCCCTAACTCTGACCTCTCCAgatgcctccccctccctcataTCCCTCCCGGATGGGAACCCTGCCTCAAGCCCCCCTCAGGAATCACCGCCAGGACTCCCCGACTCCCGCTTCCTAAAAGATGGAGAGGTGTCCCTCGACAGTGATGTGGCTGCCCTCTGGCTGACAGAGGACGAGGGGAGCTCCACAGGTGACAGGGACCCCATCCCCTCTTGCTGGTGCCCTCTGGTCCCTGCGGTGTCTGACCTGGATTTGCTGCGAGGGCTCCGAGCACTTGGCGAGAGCCCCGGCCCCATCACACCCTTCACTCGGCCGTACTACCTCCGGCGGCTGGAAGAAACCCGTGCTGCTGCTCCTG acTTTGCAGGGCACAGCCCAGAGCTGGCCGAAGCCCTGCGGACAGGCTGTATCCCAGATGCCCAGGCAGACGAGGACGTACTGGCCCAGCAGTTTGAGCAGCCAGATCCCAAGAGCAGGTGGCGGGAGGGGCTCGCGAAGTCCAGTTTCACGTATCTGCTATTGGACCCCAG GGAGACTCAGGACCTGCCAGCTCGCGCCTTCTCACTGACCCCAGCTGAACGCCTTCGGATCTTTGTCCGTGCCATCTTCTATGTGGGGAAAGGAATGCGGGCCCGGCCAGATGTCCACCTCTGGGAGGCCCTCAGGCTTCGTCAGCAGCCAGGAAAGCAG GCCTGCCCCAAAGTGCGCCAGATCTTGGACATTTGGGCCAGTGGCCGTGGTGTGGTCTCCCTACATTGCTTCCAACACGTGGTTGCTGTGGAGGCTTATACTCGAGAGGCTTGTCTCGTGGCTGCTCTAG ggaTCCAGACACTGACGAACCAGAAACAAGGACACTGCTACGGAGTCGTGGCGGGCTGGCCAGCCACCCGGCGCCGCCGCTTGGGGGTACACCTGCTACACCGCGCCCTCCTTGTCTTCTTGGCCGAGGGTGAGCGAGAGCTGCGGCCGCAGGACATCCAGGCACGTGGCTGA